Genomic DNA from Dehalogenimonas lykanthroporepellens BL-DC-9:
CGTGACTGGCGCTGACGGGCCAGCTTGATGATGGCCTGGTACAGCTCGACCACTTCATCGGGAGTCATGCCGTCGGCGGCGCCGACGGCGGTGACGTGTTCGATGACCGCCCTTTCCCGTCCCAGGTCCTGGGGAGGGACTTCACCGGCGGCCTTTTCCCGGCCGATGGCCTCGGCGACCGACAGCCGTTCCGCCAGCAATTTAACGATGCCGTCGTCTATTTCATCGACACGGCGACGCAGTTCCTCAAGGTTCATGTGATTACCCTCTCGATAAATCCGGCGCGTAACGCCAGGTCGGCCAGTACCACCGCGGTCATCGCCTCGGCGACCGCCGCCGCCCTGGGGACGATGCAGGTGTCATGCCGGCCCCCCACCTGGAGCACCGCTGATTCGCCGGCTGACAGGTTGACGGTATTCTGCCGGCAGGCGATGGACGGCGTCGGCTTGACCGCCAGCCGGGCCACCAGCGGCATGCCGTCGCTGATGCCGCCAAGGATGCCGCCGGAGTTGTTGGTGCGGGTGACAACCTGCCCTTCTTTTATCATGAATTCGTCGTTGTTTTCGGAACCCTTGAGCCGGGCGACGGCGCGCCCGGCGCCGAATTCCACCGCCTTGACGGCCGGTATGGCAAAATAAGCCCGGGCCAGCACGCCTTCCAGGGTATCGAAAACCGGTTCGCCCAGCCCTACCGGCAAACCCTCGGCGCGGGCTTCGATGACACCGCCGAGAGAATCGCCGTGGCTCCCGGTGGTTCTGATGGCTTCAATCATGGCTGACGCCGCAGACGGGTCGGCGCAGGTGACCTCATTGGTTGCCGCCACCGAGCGGATTTCGTTAATGTCATCCGGCGGGGCGGCTTCGATGCCGCCTATCTCCACCACATGGGCGGTGATATCGATGCCGATGGTGGTCAGCAGTTTCTTGGCTACGGCTCCGGCCATGACGAAACCGGCGGTGACCCGGCCGGAAAAGCGTCCGGAACCGCGCCAGTCGTTGAAGCCGCCGTATTTCCGGCTGGCGGTGAAATCAGCGTGACCCGGACGGGCCAAATCCTTGATTTTTTCATACTGGGCGGAATCGGTGTCCCGGTTCCTGATGATAAGGGTGACCGGGGCGCCGGTAGTTCGTCCGTTGAAGACGCCGGATAGTATCTCCACCCGGTCTTCCTCCCGGCGGGCCGTGGCCAGCGGCCGGCCGGCGCCGGAGCGGCGCTTGTCGGCTTCCCGCTGAATATCGGCAACCGACAGTTCAAGCCCGGCCGGGCAACCGTCGATGACGATGCCGATGACCTCGCCGTGGCTCTCACCGAAAGAGGTGATGCGGAAGGCTTCACCCAGAGAATTATTCACTCAAAACCACCTTTCCCCCGGCCTGCCGGTAGTCTTCCCAGAAGCCGGGATAGGTCTTGCCGACGCATTCAGCGCCCTCGATGACGGTATCACCGCAGACCGAGGCCAGCATGGCGAAGGCCATGGCGATGCGGTGGTCGCCGCAGGAGTCGATGACCGCCCCGTGAGGTTGACCGCCTTCCATCATCATCAAATAATCTTCCTGGATGACCGGTATGCCCATCCGTAGCAGGTTTTCAGTTACTGCGGCCACCCGGTCCGATTCCTTCAGCCTGGCCCGGCCGATACCGGACAGGGCACTGTGGCCTTTGGCGGCGGCGCACAGGCAGGCCACCGTCGGCAACAGGTCGATGGACTCGTTCAGGTCCGCTTCCATCCCGTTCAGTGGTGATCGGGAGACGGTCAGCGAGCCGTCGTCGGCGACGTCGGTTTCGGCGTTCAGAGACCGCAGGCAGTTTAACATGAAACGGTCGGCCTGAAAACTGTCACGGCTCAGTCCGCGGACGGTGATGCGCCCGGCCAGGGCGCCCAGGCCCAGGAAGTAGGATGCGCTTGACCAGTCTCCCTCGACGGTATAATCTGCCGGCCGGTAATTCTGGGGCCTGACGGTGAACTTTCTCAGGTCGGCGTCGGTTTCGACATCGATGCCGAAGCGAGCCAGACAATCAATGGTCATGCGGATGTATTCCCGCGATTCCACCGGGGAACTCAGCCGGATACACAAACCCCGGCGCGCCAGCGGCGCCGCCAGCAGGAGGCCGGAGATGAACTGGGAGCTGATGTCGCCGGGCAGGGCAACCTCTGTCGAAGTTGTCTCCCCGCCACGGCCGTAGATATTGAGGTTGTTGCCGGACATCTCCGAAGATACGCCCAGCTGGCTCAGTATATCCCGCAGGGGTGTCTGGGGACGTCGGCCCAGCGCCGGGTCGAATACCAGACGGCTGACACCGGACAACATGGCGCATACCGGGGTCAGGAAGCGCAGGGTGGCCGCCGACTGGCGGCAGTCCAGCCGGCGGCGGGTCGCCGTCAGCTGTCCGCCGGTGACCGACCAGTCGGCTCCCTTCCGGTCGATAACGGCGCCCAGGGCTGACAGGACACCGGTAGCGGCCTCGGTGTCGTCGGCTGACAGCGGCCGCCTGATTCGGCTGATGCCGTCGCTCAGGGCGGCGCAGAACAGTGCCCGGATAGTGTAACTCTTGGACGGCGGGGCGTTCACGACGCCTTCCGGCCGGCTTTTATCGATGGTGGCTTTCATGTAACTCCAGCCTGGATATGATTTCATCGACTACCGCGGTGAAGGAGCGACGTCCGGTGCCGACGGTGATATCGGCGGCGGCCCGGTAAAGCGGCTCCCGGTCAGCTATCAGCTCCCGGATGAACTTCTCCCGGTCCGGCCGCTCCAGCAGGGGACGGCGGCGGCTGTGCGCCAGCCGCTCCTGGAGTTCTTCCACCCCGGTTTTCAGGTAGATGATGGTCGTATCCCGTTTCAGATTTTCCAGGTTTTCCGGCCGGGTGATGATACCGCCGCCGCAGGCGATGACGGCATTACGAGCCGTCAGCCCTATATTTTTAATGACCCCGGCTTCCAGTTCCCGGAAGGCGCCTTCACCTGATTCGCGGAAGATGTCGGCAATGGTCGCCCCGGCCGCTTCCTCCACCAGCCGGTCGGTTTCCAGAAAATCCCGGCCCAGCCGTCGCGCCAGGCGTTTGCCGACGCTGGACTTGCCGGAACCCATGAAGCCGATAAGGGCGATATTGCTTTTCATGACATGGCCGCCGCGGCTGACCGGAGCATGACCGCGCGGTCGGGGGACTGTCCCGTCCACAGTTCGAAGGCAGTAGCGCCCTGTTCCACCAGCATGTCCAGGCCGTCGATGACACGGCAACCGGCGGCTTCGGCCTCGGTCAGCAGTCGGGTTCGTCGTGGCCGGTAGATGGTATCGAAGACCGTCAGACCGGGGTGCAGGAGAGAACCGGGCACCGGCGTTACCCCGGTATCCGGAAACAAGCCGACCGGAGTGGCGTTGACCAGCAGTCCGGCGCCATCCAGCGCTTTTTGCAGTTCGGTTTCGGTAGTGCTCACCGCCGTTGCTCCGGTATCGGCGGCCAGGGTATCAGCTTTTTCGATGGAACGGTTGGCGATGACTACCTCAGCGCCGGCATCTCGCAGGGCGAAAACGACGGCGCGGGCGGCGCCGCCGGCCCCGAGTACCACCGCTTTCTGTCCCGCCGGGGCGAAACCATGTTTTTTTAAAGCGGCCAGGAAACCGGCGATATCGGTATTGTAACCGGTCAGCCGGCCGGCGTCGTTGACCACCGTATTGACTGCGCCGACCCGCCGGGCGGCCTCGTCGACCTCATCCAGCAGACCCAAGGCGGCTGTCTTGTGGGGGATGGTCAGGTTGACGCCGCGGATGCCGAGGGCGCGGACCCCGTTCAAAGCGCCGGCCAGCCCGGCCGGGGTCACCCGGAAAGCCAGGTAGACATAATCAAGGCCCAGCCGGTCGATGGCGGCGTTGTGCATCGCCGGTGACACCGAGTGGGCCACCGGGTCGCCGAGCAGTCCCAGCAAGCCGGTACCTGTATTCATCATCATAGTCCCGTGATACCGTATATTTCCGTAATCTGCGCCGCCGTCAGCTGTCCCGGCGCCGACTGGCGGCCGGGTTCGACCGCGGCGTAGGTGAATTCAGCCCCGGCCAGCGGCGCCAGCACCCGGCTGAGTAGTCCGGCCTGTCCCATGCCGAAGGCCACCAGGCGGCATCCCTGGAATTCCTGGTAGAGCCGGAGCAGAGCCAGGTTGTCTTCCGGGCCGACCGCCCGGGTGACCAGTTTGCAGATATCGGCGCCGGCGGCCAGTTCCCGGCCGACGATGCTTTTTAATTCGCCTGAAGACGGTGTTTTTTCATAATCATGATGCGATATCAGGCAACGGGCGCGCTTCTTGACTTCGGCCACCAGTTCCCCCAGGTTGGGGGTGGCCAGTTCTACGTCGATGACCGCCGCTCCCAGTTCCAGTGCCCGGAGCAGTTCCGCCCGGCGACGGGTTTCGCTGTCACGCCAGGCGCCGCCTTCAGCTGACAGCCGGGCACAGCCGATCCAGGGTTTACCCAGTCGCCGGGCGACTTCCGGCCAGGCCTCGCCGATAAGGTCAATCCTGACCTCATAGAGCGTGGTCAGTGGTTCGGCGGCGATCGCCGCTGACAGGTCGGCGGCAGAGGTGACGACGGTACAGACGGCAGGCTTCATCGGCTCAGCACCTCGGCAATCATAGCGGTGGGAACATCAGCGCGGTCAACGGTTGTACCGATACCGGCCGGCAGGATGAATTTAATGCGGCCGTCAGCCGCTTTCTTGTCATGGCTCATGGCCTGCACCACGGCGCCGACGGCGTTCCTGCGGTTCAGCGATATCGGCAAACCGGCGGCGGTAATCAGCCCCAGTATCCGCTCCAGGTCTGCGCCCGACAGCAACCCCAGCTTCCAGGCCAGGCGGGAAGCTGAGGCCATGCCCACAGCCACTGCGGTGCCGTGGGCGACCTTGAAGCCGGATACGGTTTCGACAGCATGGCCGAAGGTGTGGCCGAAGTTCAGAATATGGCGGATATCGTGGTCATATTCGTCCTGTTCCACCACGCCGATTTTGACCTCGGCGGCGCGGTGAACGGCGAAGGTCAGCGCCCGGATGTCGCCGTCCAGCAGTACCGGCATGTTGTTTTCCAGGAACTCGAACAATTCCGGGTCGCGGATGACGGCGCTTTTGATGACTTCGGCCAGCCCGTTGCGGATTTCCCGGACGGGCAGGGTGCGCAGGGTGGCCGTGTCGGCGGCCACCAGCTTCGGCTGGTAGAAGGTGCCGACCATGTTTTTCAGTTTGCCGTTATTGACGGCCACCTTGCCGCCGATGGAAGAATCCACCTGGGCCAGCAGAGTCGTCGGCACCTGGACGAAGGGCACACCCCTCTGCCAGGTAGCGGCCACGAAACCGGTCAGGTCGCCGATGACGCCGCCGCCCAGGGCGACAACCGGGGTTCCCCGGTCGGCGCGGAGCCGGGCCAGGCTGTCATATAATCTGGCGGCGGTGGCCAGCGACTTATGTTTCTCACCGTCAGGAACGGTCAGCACTTCGGGTTCGAAGCCGGAGCATTTCAGGTTTTCGGTCATCGCTACGGCGTAATGGCGGGCCACTGTCCGGTTGGTGATGATGACCAGCCGCCGTCCCAGCTTGCTTTCCTGGAACAGTTCGCCCAGTTGCCCCAGTACTCCTTCCCCCAGGTATATCGGGTAAGCCCGTTCTTTCAGATTGACGTGTATCTGGTAGGTCATGGCCCTATTTTACGGCAAACCGGCGCAACTGTCTTGCCTGGGCGATGATTTCTTCCAGTTCGCCCGGTGGAATCATCTGGGCGGCGTCGCACAGCGCTTCTTCGGGCCGGTCGTGGGTCTCGATCATCAGGCCGTCGGCCCCGGCGGCGATGGCGGCCAGACTCATCGGCCGGATGAGATCGCGGCGGCCGGTGGCGTGGCTGGGGTCGACGATTATCGGCAGAAAAGTCTCTTTCTGAATCACCGGCACCGCCGACAGGTCCAGCAGGTACCGGGTAAAACTCTTGCCCTTGCCGACGGGGACGATGCCGCGTTCACACAGAATGATGTCCTTATTGCCTTCGGCGGCGATATATTCGGCGAAGGACAGGAACTCTTCCACCGAAGCGCCGAAATGGCGTTTGAAGATGATGGGCAGGCCGGTACGGGCGGCGGTCTGGAGCAGGTCCTGGTCGTACATGTTGCGGGAACCTATCTGGATGATATCTACGTAGCGGGCAACCAGTTCGGCCTGGGCTTCGCCGCGCACCT
This window encodes:
- a CDS encoding chorismate synthase (TIGRFAM: chorismate synthase~KEGG: deh:cbdb_A425 chorismate synthase~PFAM: chorismate synthase) — its product is MNNSLGEAFRITSFGESHGEVIGIVIDGCPAGLELSVADIQREADKRRSGAGRPLATARREEDRVEILSGVFNGRTTGAPVTLIIRNRDTDSAQYEKIKDLARPGHADFTASRKYGGFNDWRGSGRFSGRVTAGFVMAGAVAKKLLTTIGIDITAHVVEIGGIEAAPPDDINEIRSVAATNEVTCADPSAASAMIEAIRTTGSHGDSLGGVIEARAEGLPVGLGEPVFDTLEGVLARAYFAIPAVKAVEFGAGRAVARLKGSENNDEFMIKEGQVVTRTNNSGGILGGISDGMPLVARLAVKPTPSIACRQNTVNLSAGESAVLQVGGRHDTCIVPRAAAVAEAMTAVVLADLALRAGFIERVIT
- a CDS encoding 3-phosphoshikimate 1-carboxyvinyltransferase (TIGRFAM: 3-phosphoshikimate 1-carboxyvinyltransferase~KEGG: det:DET0463 3-phosphoshikimate 1-carboxyvinyltransferase~PFAM: EPSP synthase (3-phosphoshikimate 1-carboxyvinyltransferase)), translating into MKATIDKSRPEGVVNAPPSKSYTIRALFCAALSDGISRIRRPLSADDTEAATGVLSALGAVIDRKGADWSVTGGQLTATRRRLDCRQSAATLRFLTPVCAMLSGVSRLVFDPALGRRPQTPLRDILSQLGVSSEMSGNNLNIYGRGGETTSTEVALPGDISSQFISGLLLAAPLARRGLCIRLSSPVESREYIRMTIDCLARFGIDVETDADLRKFTVRPQNYRPADYTVEGDWSSASYFLGLGALAGRITVRGLSRDSFQADRFMLNCLRSLNAETDVADDGSLTVSRSPLNGMEADLNESIDLLPTVACLCAAAKGHSALSGIGRARLKESDRVAAVTENLLRMGIPVIQEDYLMMMEGGQPHGAVIDSCGDHRIAMAFAMLASVCGDTVIEGAECVGKTYPGFWEDYRQAGGKVVLSE
- a CDS encoding Shikimate kinase (KEGG: dev:DhcVS_407 shikimate kinase~PFAM: shikimate kinase) — protein: MKSNIALIGFMGSGKSSVGKRLARRLGRDFLETDRLVEEAAGATIADIFRESGEGAFRELEAGVIKNIGLTARNAVIACGGGIITRPENLENLKRDTTIIYLKTGVEELQERLAHSRRRPLLERPDREKFIRELIADREPLYRAAADITVGTGRRSFTAVVDEIISRLELHESHHR
- a CDS encoding shikimate 5-dehydrogenase (KEGG: mta:Moth_1558 shikimate dehydrogenase~TIGRFAM: shikimate 5-dehydrogenase~PFAM: Shikimate dehydrogenase substrate binding domain protein; Shikimate/quinate 5-dehydrogenase), whose translation is MMNTGTGLLGLLGDPVAHSVSPAMHNAAIDRLGLDYVYLAFRVTPAGLAGALNGVRALGIRGVNLTIPHKTAALGLLDEVDEAARRVGAVNTVVNDAGRLTGYNTDIAGFLAALKKHGFAPAGQKAVVLGAGGAARAVVFALRDAGAEVVIANRSIEKADTLAADTGATAVSTTETELQKALDGAGLLVNATPVGLFPDTGVTPVPGSLLHPGLTVFDTIYRPRRTRLLTEAEAAGCRVIDGLDMLVEQGATAFELWTGQSPDRAVMLRSAAAAMS
- a CDS encoding 3-dehydroquinate dehydratase (KEGG: dev:DhcVS_409 3-dehydroquinate dehydratase, type I~PFAM: dehydroquinase class I); this translates as MKPAVCTVVTSAADLSAAIAAEPLTTLYEVRIDLIGEAWPEVARRLGKPWIGCARLSAEGGAWRDSETRRRAELLRALELGAAVIDVELATPNLGELVAEVKKRARCLISHHDYEKTPSSGELKSIVGRELAAGADICKLVTRAVGPEDNLALLRLYQEFQGCRLVAFGMGQAGLLSRVLAPLAGAEFTYAAVEPGRQSAPGQLTAAQITEIYGITGL
- a CDS encoding 3-dehydroquinate synthase (TIGRFAM: 3-dehydroquinate synthase~KEGG: pth:PTH_1132 3-dehydroquinate synthetase~PFAM: 3-dehydroquinate synthase); this translates as MTYQIHVNLKERAYPIYLGEGVLGQLGELFQESKLGRRLVIITNRTVARHYAVAMTENLKCSGFEPEVLTVPDGEKHKSLATAARLYDSLARLRADRGTPVVALGGGVIGDLTGFVAATWQRGVPFVQVPTTLLAQVDSSIGGKVAVNNGKLKNMVGTFYQPKLVAADTATLRTLPVREIRNGLAEVIKSAVIRDPELFEFLENNMPVLLDGDIRALTFAVHRAAEVKIGVVEQDEYDHDIRHILNFGHTFGHAVETVSGFKVAHGTAVAVGMASASRLAWKLGLLSGADLERILGLITAAGLPISLNRRNAVGAVVQAMSHDKKAADGRIKFILPAGIGTTVDRADVPTAMIAEVLSR
- a CDS encoding phospho-2-dehydro-3-deoxyheptonate aldolase (TIGRFAM: phospho-2-dehydro-3-deoxyheptonate aldolase~KEGG: det:DET0468 3-deoxy-7-phosphoheptulonate synthase~PFAM: DAHP synthetase I/KDSA); the protein is MIIMKKDATPEQIDHVIEEVSKVGLRTDVSRGQHLTVIGLVGDERQVDFTHLAALPGVKEARMIEAPYKLINREYTSAYGETSTHIVNVGGVAIGGDEPVVIAGPCAVEDRDALFRIAEQARDAGAQILRGGVFKPRSSVHSFQGLGSSGEAGAVEALTWLREAGDRFGMPVVTEVRGEAQAELVARYVDIIQIGSRNMYDQDLLQTAARTGLPIIFKRHFGASVEEFLSFAEYIAAEGNKDIILCERGIVPVGKGKSFTRYLLDLSAVPVIQKETFLPIIVDPSHATGRRDLIRPMSLAAIAAGADGLMIETHDRPEEALCDAAQMIPPGELEEIIAQARQLRRFAVK